Proteins co-encoded in one Bacteroidales bacterium genomic window:
- a CDS encoding aromatic amino acid ammonia-lyase — MTLIVTGKNLKIEDVVNVARNNEKIELHPDAVKRIKKCRAMLDKKIENHEIMYGINTGIGEFSEMVLTDDQVQDFQKYLVYNHAAGIGEPMPIEHVRAAMLSRINVHANGHSGCRPEITQTYVEMLNKGVTPMVCVKGSVGACGDLAPMSQIALLLMGEGHAYYKGELLDGKEAMKRAGITIPGLHARDGLAAINGSNCITGISCLILYDVNNFLKQAEIACAMSLEALKANLKPYNGKILEVRGFAGGIRSAKSIRTITGGGDLALNKIKVKVQDAYSMRSTPQVIGAAHDAVAWARSQVEIELNGVADNPIFFAEENLQLSGANFQGSPISVPMDIVGAVVTMVCVLSERRMNRLNNPALSVGLPPFLTKGAGMFSGLMLSQYTADMQIVEQRILSTPSCVQSIPAAADQEDFVSMGMNGVLKNLQIMDNAYGILGIEFFAAAQALDLRNKLETPFEFGKGTKKAHEVIRKHVDYLDIDRPLYPDHNKMKALVRSCEILQEVEKEVGSLE, encoded by the coding sequence ATGACTTTAATCGTTACAGGTAAAAACCTGAAAATTGAAGACGTTGTCAACGTCGCCAGAAACAATGAAAAAATAGAACTGCATCCCGATGCTGTGAAACGCATAAAAAAATGCCGTGCCATGCTTGATAAAAAAATTGAAAACCATGAAATCATGTATGGCATCAATACCGGTATCGGCGAATTTTCCGAGATGGTCCTCACCGACGACCAAGTGCAGGATTTTCAAAAATATTTGGTTTACAACCATGCCGCTGGCATCGGCGAGCCCATGCCCATCGAACATGTGCGTGCCGCCATGCTCAGCCGTATCAATGTGCATGCCAACGGCCATTCCGGTTGTCGTCCTGAAATTACTCAAACCTACGTGGAAATGCTCAACAAAGGAGTTACACCCATGGTTTGCGTAAAAGGTTCCGTAGGCGCCTGCGGCGATCTGGCACCTATGTCGCAGATAGCTTTGCTGCTGATGGGCGAAGGACATGCCTATTATAAAGGCGAACTTCTCGACGGCAAAGAAGCCATGAAGCGTGCCGGCATCACTATTCCCGGGCTTCATGCCCGCGACGGACTGGCAGCCATCAACGGTTCCAACTGTATCACCGGTATTTCCTGCCTCATTTTGTATGATGTAAATAACTTCCTGAAGCAGGCCGAAATAGCTTGCGCCATGTCGCTGGAAGCGCTGAAAGCAAACCTCAAACCCTATAACGGAAAAATCCTTGAAGTGCGCGGTTTCGCAGGAGGTATAAGAAGTGCTAAATCTATTCGCACCATCACAGGTGGCGGCGATCTTGCACTGAACAAAATAAAAGTAAAAGTTCAGGATGCCTATTCCATGCGTTCTACACCGCAGGTGATAGGTGCTGCTCACGACGCTGTTGCATGGGCACGTTCGCAGGTGGAAATAGAGCTAAACGGCGTTGCCGACAACCCCATTTTCTTTGCTGAAGAAAACCTGCAACTTTCGGGAGCCAACTTCCAGGGCTCACCTATATCTGTTCCGATGGATATAGTGGGTGCTGTAGTAACCATGGTGTGTGTTCTTTCCGAAAGAAGAATGAACCGCCTAAACAATCCCGCACTGAGTGTCGGGCTGCCTCCTTTTCTTACCAAAGGCGCCGGGATGTTTTCCGGACTGATGCTCAGCCAATACACTGCCGATATGCAGATTGTGGAACAGCGAATCCTTTCCACGCCATCATGCGTACAGTCCATTCCTGCTGCCGCCGACCAGGAAGATTTTGTTTCGATGGGAATGAACGGAGTGCTGAAAAACCTTCAGATAATGGATAATGCTTATGGCATTTTGGGGATAGAATTCTTTGCCGCCGCCCAGGCCCTCGACTTGCGCAATAAGCTGGAAACACCTTTTGAATTCGGAAAAGGAACCAAAAAAGCCCACGAAGTAATCCGCAAGCATGTTGATTACCTGGATATTGACCGCCCGCTCTATCCCGACCATAATAAGATGAAAGCGCTCGTACGTTCCTGCGAGATACTTCAGGAAGTGGAAAAAGAAGTAGGTAGTTTGGAATAA
- the hisS gene encoding histidine--tRNA ligase, whose amino-acid sequence MAVNVSIPKGTRDFSPLEMSRRKYIFKIIEDVFLLYGYKPIETPAMESLGTLTGKYGEEGDRLIFKILNSGNFMEGINAGDIEKTSPAKLASRMCEKALKYDLTVPFARFVVMNRNEITFPFKRYQIQPVWRADRPQKGRYREFYQCDVDVIGSKSLLNEVELFQIIDDIFQRFGINITIKLNNRKLLNGIAEIIGQADKITAITVAIDKIDKTGIENVIKELSEKGLSEDAIEKIKPLLSLGGDNDTKFEKIREFVGGTASGQSGLKEINEIFESLKKLPIKAKIEFDVTLARGLDYYTGAIIEVKASDVAIGSICGGGRYDDLTGIFGLPDISGVGVSFGADRIYDVLNELKLFPAITEIYTKVLFINFGDEETRQLFPVAQQVRNLGISCEVYPENAKLKKQFSYADNNKIPFVIIAGPDEIAKGKYKLRYMTSGIEKELTFDELLEELKK is encoded by the coding sequence ATGGCAGTCAATGTTTCCATACCCAAAGGAACGCGTGATTTTTCTCCGCTGGAGATGAGCCGCCGCAAATACATTTTCAAAATCATTGAAGATGTTTTTCTGCTTTACGGCTATAAACCGATAGAAACTCCGGCCATGGAAAGCCTGGGCACCCTTACCGGAAAATATGGCGAAGAAGGCGACCGGCTGATTTTTAAGATACTGAATTCGGGCAATTTTATGGAAGGTATAAATGCCGGGGACATTGAAAAAACAAGTCCTGCCAAATTGGCTTCCCGCATGTGCGAAAAAGCCCTGAAATACGACCTTACCGTGCCTTTTGCCCGCTTTGTGGTGATGAACCGCAACGAGATAACATTCCCGTTCAAGCGTTACCAGATACAGCCGGTGTGGCGTGCCGACAGGCCGCAGAAAGGCCGTTACCGCGAGTTTTATCAGTGTGATGTGGATGTTATCGGTAGTAAATCACTACTTAACGAAGTGGAACTATTTCAAATTATTGATGATATTTTTCAGCGTTTCGGCATCAACATTACCATAAAACTCAACAACCGTAAACTTTTAAATGGCATAGCCGAAATTATCGGGCAAGCGGATAAAATCACTGCAATAACAGTAGCCATTGATAAAATTGATAAAACCGGCATTGAGAACGTAATAAAAGAGCTCTCAGAAAAAGGCCTTTCAGAAGATGCTATTGAAAAAATAAAACCTTTGTTGTCCCTTGGCGGCGATAATGACACAAAATTTGAAAAAATACGTGAATTTGTCGGCGGAACGGCATCAGGACAATCCGGCTTAAAAGAAATTAATGAGATTTTTGAATCCCTGAAAAAATTACCAATAAAAGCAAAGATTGAGTTTGATGTTACCCTGGCCCGGGGGCTTGATTATTATACCGGAGCCATCATAGAAGTAAAAGCTTCTGATGTAGCTATCGGCAGCATTTGTGGAGGTGGACGTTACGACGACCTCACCGGAATTTTCGGATTGCCGGATATTTCGGGAGTCGGGGTTTCATTTGGCGCCGACAGAATTTATGATGTGCTGAATGAATTGAAATTATTTCCTGCCATTACCGAAATTTACACAAAAGTTCTGTTTATTAATTTTGGTGATGAAGAAACCAGACAACTATTCCCTGTTGCACAGCAGGTAAGAAATCTGGGAATAAGCTGTGAAGTTTACCCCGAAAATGCCAAATTGAAAAAACAATTTTCTTATGCGGATAATAATAAAATTCCTTTTGTCATTATTGCCGGCCCGGATGAAATTGCCAAAGGGAAATACAAACTCAGATATATGACAAGCGGCATTGAAAAGGAGCTTACTTTTGATGAACTTTTGGAAGAATTAAAAAAATAA
- a CDS encoding WbuC family cupin fold metalloprotein yields MIKINRQLLDNLSEKARLAKRKRINHNFHPGNDAVLQRLLNALESGTYVRPHKHEKPDKNEVFIVLRGRILVVEYEDDGTIDDYVILDHTTENYATEIPPRRYHSMLSLENGTIAYEFKEGPYHPEIDKIFAPWSPEEGSPEVENFLNMILEATLTQ; encoded by the coding sequence ATGATAAAAATCAACAGGCAGCTTTTGGACAACCTCTCTGAAAAAGCCCGTCTGGCAAAGAGAAAACGTATCAATCACAATTTTCATCCGGGAAATGATGCCGTTTTACAGCGGCTGCTGAATGCGCTGGAGTCGGGCACTTATGTGCGCCCTCACAAGCATGAAAAGCCCGATAAAAATGAAGTTTTTATCGTGTTGAGGGGCCGCATTCTGGTGGTGGAATATGAGGATGACGGTACCATTGACGACTATGTTATCCTTGACCATACTACCGAAAATTATGCTACAGAAATACCTCCTAGGCGTTATCATTCCATGCTTTCGCTTGAAAATGGCACTATAGCTTATGAATTTAAAGAAGGCCCCTATCATCCCGAAATTGACAAAATATTTGCTCCCTGGTCGCCTGAAGAAGGCAGCCCGGAAGTAGAAAATTTTCTTAACATGATTTTAGAAGCTACCCTTACTCAATAA
- a CDS encoding TIGR00730 family Rossman fold protein has translation MKNIAVFCGSAMGGKDVYREKAYLLGKLFAKNGLTLIYGAGNIGLMGVIADSVLEEKGKVTGVIPRRLVDVEVAHRNLSTMHVVESMSERKTLIYELSDAFLILPGGYGTLDEFFEMLTLSQLGISKKPIGIFNIEGYFDKLLELFDHFIAERFIRPEHKQLFFVSDDETELIARLMTFEPPETTKWLENFKHTKF, from the coding sequence ATGAAAAACATAGCAGTATTTTGCGGTTCTGCAATGGGTGGTAAAGATGTTTACCGGGAAAAAGCATATCTTTTAGGAAAGCTTTTTGCCAAAAATGGCCTTACCCTGATATATGGCGCCGGAAATATCGGATTGATGGGAGTTATCGCCGATAGTGTTTTAGAAGAAAAAGGAAAAGTTACAGGTGTCATCCCCCGGCGTCTGGTGGATGTGGAAGTGGCGCACCGCAATCTGAGTACTATGCATGTGGTTGAATCAATGAGCGAGCGAAAAACTCTTATTTATGAGCTTTCAGATGCGTTTTTAATACTGCCAGGAGGCTACGGCACTCTGGATGAGTTTTTTGAAATGCTCACCCTCAGCCAGCTGGGTATCAGCAAAAAACCCATAGGCATCTTTAATATTGAAGGATATTTCGACAAACTACTCGAACTTTTTGACCATTTTATCGCTGAACGATTTATACGGCCGGAGCATAAACAACTGTTTTTTGTCAGTGATGATGAAACAGAACTCATTGCCAGGTTAATGACCTTTGAACCGCCTGAAACAACAAAATGGCTCGAAAATTTTAAACACACAAAATTCTGA
- a CDS encoding O-methyltransferase, whose amino-acid sequence MNLTEDKITTYAEMISSPEGRVLSRLRRETHLKAMNPIMLTGHIQGSLLRMLTSMIKPRLVLEIGTYTGYSAICMAQGLNENGKIITIEINPELENICRKYFAESEMNDKINLIIGDALTVIPTLEQKFDMVYIDCDKSDYLNVYNLAMEKLNSGGYIFADNVLWHGKIFASDDKNNKGTKAIKLFNRYIKNDVRVQNLLLPMRDGLMLIQKL is encoded by the coding sequence ATGAATCTTACAGAGGATAAAATCACAACTTATGCAGAAATGATTTCAAGCCCCGAGGGCAGGGTATTAAGCCGCCTGAGGCGCGAAACACACCTGAAAGCGATGAACCCCATCATGCTTACAGGGCATATTCAGGGAAGTTTATTACGGATGCTGACATCCATGATAAAGCCACGCCTGGTGCTTGAAATAGGAACTTACACAGGCTATTCGGCAATTTGCATGGCGCAGGGCCTAAACGAAAACGGAAAAATCATCACCATAGAAATCAATCCTGAACTGGAAAATATCTGCAGGAAATATTTTGCAGAAAGCGAAATGAATGATAAAATTAATCTCATCATCGGCGATGCGCTCACAGTAATACCAACACTTGAGCAAAAGTTCGATATGGTATATATTGATTGTGATAAATCAGACTATCTCAATGTATATAATCTTGCTATGGAAAAACTGAATTCAGGAGGGTACATATTTGCAGATAATGTGTTGTGGCATGGAAAAATTTTTGCCTCTGACGATAAAAACAACAAAGGCACCAAGGCCATTAAATTGTTTAATCGCTATATAAAAAATGATGTCAGGGTGCAGAACCTGCTGCTTCCCATGCGTGACGGACTTATGCTCATACAGAAACTGTAA
- a CDS encoding CDP-alcohol phosphatidyltransferase family protein: MRLKSNIANFITLFNLLCGSIAIYFLFREEYMNSLYFILAAAFFDFSDGFIARALKIKSPMGKQLDSLADVVSFGLAPGIVLFQMMANSFNHNHLILPEYTSFLAFLIPVFSAWRLAKFNIDDKQSFQFRGLPTPACGLFIFSLLPTFSGNMLSPLFPWHDEYYKIITHPAFLLSATLLLSFLLVSNIPLMAFKFKSFSWEKNKIKYVFLIISVLLFILFYFVAVPFILILYIVISFFETVILSKSKKKHEFYSRN, encoded by the coding sequence ATGCGTTTAAAGTCAAATATTGCAAATTTTATAACCCTTTTTAACCTGCTTTGCGGAAGTATTGCTATATATTTTCTGTTCAGAGAAGAATATATGAATTCGCTTTATTTTATTCTCGCGGCAGCTTTTTTTGATTTCTCCGATGGTTTTATTGCCCGTGCATTAAAAATAAAATCACCTATGGGCAAACAGCTTGATTCTCTTGCCGATGTGGTGTCGTTTGGACTTGCCCCGGGTATTGTGCTTTTTCAGATGATGGCAAATAGCTTCAATCATAATCATCTGATTTTACCTGAATACACATCTTTTTTAGCTTTTCTTATACCTGTCTTTTCTGCATGGAGGCTCGCCAAATTTAATATTGACGATAAGCAATCCTTTCAATTCCGGGGTTTGCCGACACCGGCTTGCGGACTGTTTATTTTTTCATTATTACCAACTTTTTCCGGAAATATGTTATCTCCGCTCTTTCCCTGGCATGACGAATATTATAAAATTATTACACATCCGGCCTTTTTATTATCAGCAACACTTTTGCTCTCGTTTTTGCTGGTTTCGAACATCCCTTTAATGGCTTTCAAATTTAAATCGTTTTCATGGGAGAAAAATAAAATAAAATATGTTTTCCTGATAATCTCAGTATTGTTATTCATATTATTTTATTTTGTTGCAGTACCTTTTATTTTAATTTTGTATATAGTAATATCATTTTTTGAAACAGTAATATTATCTAAAAGTAAAAAGAAACATGAATTTTATAGCAGAAATTGA
- the purS gene encoding phosphoribosylformylglycinamidine synthase subunit PurS: MNFIAEIDIMPLKELLDPQGKAVTSGLKNMGIPEIHDVRIGKHIRVEIEAKDEKTAKDKIDRACRELLSNPIMESYSYVINKMK; the protein is encoded by the coding sequence ATGAATTTTATAGCAGAAATTGACATCATGCCATTAAAAGAATTGCTTGACCCTCAGGGTAAGGCTGTAACATCGGGATTAAAAAATATGGGAATTCCCGAGATTCATGACGTCCGTATTGGAAAGCATATAAGGGTTGAAATTGAAGCCAAGGATGAAAAAACTGCTAAAGATAAAATTGACAGGGCATGCAGAGAATTACTCTCCAATCCTATAATGGAAAGTTATTCTTATGTTATCAACAAAATGAAATGA
- a CDS encoding DUF6150 family protein: MKNLCNISMFLLVLLISLNTVKAQKIYSCDYKSDAKVKVYVAEYKSDADLVVYKCNYASDATGNEGLWYFCEYKSDADVTIYFCDYKSDADLVIYFSTYKSDAAWKNNSKKHLMYK, translated from the coding sequence ATGAAAAACCTATGCAATATCAGTATGTTTTTGCTTGTGTTGCTCATAAGCCTAAACACAGTTAAGGCACAAAAAATCTATTCCTGTGATTATAAGAGTGATGCCAAAGTGAAAGTGTATGTGGCTGAATATAAAAGCGATGCCGACCTGGTTGTTTACAAATGTAATTATGCAAGTGATGCTACTGGGAACGAGGGGTTATGGTACTTTTGCGAGTATAAGAGTGATGCGGATGTTACCATTTATTTTTGCGATTATAAAAGCGATGCTGATTTGGTGATATATTTTTCTACTTACAAAAGTGATGCAGCTTGGAAAAATAACAGCAAAAAGCATTTAATGTATAAATAG
- the ispG gene encoding (E)-4-hydroxy-3-methylbut-2-enyl-diphosphate synthase, translating into MKSREIYIGNLPLGGQHPVRIQSMTNKKTMNTEATAKQVLALAEAGCEMVRIAARNKTEAANLKNIKNFIARYNCHVPLVADIHFLPEAAEVAARIVEKVRINPGNFLDKSLFLKKKTTVYDENLYQQELENISLRLKPLLNICKEYGTVIRIGVNHGSLSERVTWRYGNTAEGMVASAKEYIEICRLQGFHNLVISMKSSDVKTMVYAYRLLVIQMIKLGYDYPLHLGVTETGAGIDARLKSAAGIGTLLLEGIGDTIRVSLTEDPLKEIPIAKLLVDNFGKTKKKQISRIPKINTYNKTFTYKINCLEHFSQTACVLLETQKKGFKEVSPDFYLDKSKKYLSDADTGIKIPVVFLRTEKYDVSIFNKQYRSVSALMFDFSDCKDLFRMKKQLKEMRKQYPGNPLLIYKNYPLNKCETDLSLIAATEFSFFLIDGMIDGICIDMDTENTNLKELMFGILQATGLRRIKAEFVACPTCGRTSYDVEEALKMISEKLSHLKHLKIGVMGCVVNGPGEMADADYGYVGTTTGKINLYRKQQLVSKNITESEAMEKLIELIKNDGNWVES; encoded by the coding sequence TTGAAATCCAGGGAAATATACATAGGAAATTTGCCGCTTGGAGGACAGCATCCGGTGCGTATCCAATCCATGACAAACAAAAAAACCATGAATACAGAGGCAACGGCAAAACAAGTACTTGCCTTGGCGGAGGCTGGCTGTGAAATGGTTAGAATTGCAGCACGGAATAAGACGGAAGCTGCAAATTTGAAAAATATCAAAAATTTTATTGCCCGATATAATTGCCATGTACCTTTGGTTGCAGATATTCATTTTTTGCCCGAAGCTGCAGAAGTGGCGGCACGTATTGTTGAAAAAGTACGCATCAACCCTGGTAATTTTCTTGATAAGTCTTTATTTCTGAAAAAGAAAACTACTGTTTACGATGAGAATCTTTATCAGCAAGAGCTCGAAAACATTAGCCTTCGTCTTAAACCGCTGCTGAATATCTGCAAAGAGTATGGCACGGTTATACGTATCGGGGTCAACCACGGTTCTTTATCAGAACGCGTTACATGGCGTTATGGAAATACAGCCGAAGGTATGGTAGCTTCGGCCAAAGAGTATATTGAAATTTGCCGTTTACAAGGATTTCACAATCTGGTAATTTCAATGAAATCAAGTGATGTGAAAACCATGGTGTATGCATATCGTTTGCTTGTGATCCAAATGATTAAGTTAGGTTATGACTATCCCTTACATCTTGGGGTTACAGAAACTGGTGCTGGAATTGATGCCCGTTTAAAATCAGCGGCAGGAATAGGTACACTGCTTCTTGAAGGCATTGGGGATACCATACGCGTTTCTCTGACAGAAGACCCTTTAAAGGAAATACCCATTGCTAAACTGCTTGTCGATAATTTCGGGAAAACGAAGAAAAAACAAATCAGCAGGATACCTAAAATTAATACTTATAATAAAACATTTACATATAAAATAAACTGCCTGGAGCATTTCAGTCAAACAGCTTGTGTATTGCTTGAGACACAAAAAAAAGGATTCAAAGAAGTTTCTCCGGATTTTTATCTCGACAAATCAAAAAAGTATTTGTCTGATGCAGATACCGGGATAAAAATTCCCGTTGTTTTTTTAAGAACAGAAAAATACGATGTAAGTATATTTAATAAACAATACCGTTCGGTTTCTGCTCTTATGTTTGATTTCAGTGATTGCAAAGATTTATTTAGGATGAAAAAACAGCTGAAAGAAATGAGGAAGCAGTATCCGGGAAATCCATTGCTTATCTATAAAAACTACCCCCTAAATAAATGCGAAACCGACCTGTCATTAATTGCTGCTACCGAATTTTCATTTTTTCTTATTGATGGCATGATAGATGGAATTTGTATAGATATGGATACTGAAAATACAAATCTGAAAGAACTTATGTTCGGTATTTTACAAGCCACGGGCCTGCGGCGCATTAAAGCAGAATTTGTTGCATGTCCTACATGTGGAAGAACATCGTACGATGTGGAAGAAGCCTTAAAAATGATTTCGGAAAAACTATCGCATCTGAAACATCTGAAGATAGGAGTGATGGGCTGTGTGGTGAATGGCCCGGGAGAGATGGCCGACGCCGATTACGGTTATGTGGGAACAACAACAGGGAAAATTAACCTTTACCGTAAACAACAGTTGGTGAGTAAAAACATTACAGAAAGTGAAGCCATGGAAAAGCTTATTGAATTGATTAAAAATGACGGCAATTGGGTAGAGTCGTGA